Proteins encoded by one window of Tunturibacter psychrotolerans:
- the mfd gene encoding transcription-repair coupling factor translates to MVLPFVRELLADLEHSEAFERVRRHLSGGTGRRRVSGLTFTARALYLPFFVRAAQAPCVIIVADNKAAEALQAAVISACELTGALSAESVLRLPAHDVLPFENLSPHPEIQETRAATLWKIATGQAKLVIAPVEAACMRLFPRDYYRALTLHLKVGEEYMPDMLVEHLLSVGYTKVDVVEMPGQVTLRGGILDVYSPEMDRPVRIDFFGDEIESMRRFDPDTQRSASTLDSALLLPLTETPVTDKLLTAINARLTRAGTAGAAIEGGEEPTELLTHVSTRTGEATIFPGWEFFAPVAGANLTLLDLLSASSPTAPRVFLEEPAMVKNQGERWWNKIEQRHERSGIGNLVRPEDIYLSPWDLDDRLHKFSGVELDQLGAVDVLDADRSDLSEVDFATRPTMRFHGSIPALIDNLNSLIKQEARILLTAPNQGEVERLAGLLQEYQLPYRLGSRSEQHGSSTVYTESSYLGGNTIDLRIPVIVKTPIAAGVQILDLDKATARQIIIFGAQDLIDDADVTTRPVRRGKSKAAAFISDFRDLAVGDYVVHVEHGISRYCGLRVIEENDQPPLELMILEFADEAKLYVPLTRLDLIQKYRSSETGPPPELNKLGTQSWQKTKARVKKAMADMTAELLKLYAQRQAAVGTPFSPDTNMQHEFEDAFDFNETDDQLTAIADIKADMESTRPMDRLLCGDVGYGKTEVAMRAAFKAVQDSKQVAVLTPTTVLSFQHFESFKKRFANFPVNIEMISRFRTAKEKKIILEKAEAGKIDILIGTHAVLSKDLKFQDLGLLVVDEEQRFGVRHKERLKQMRAQIDVLSMSATPIPRTLHMSLIGLRDMSVIETPPKDRMAIQTIVAKFDEKLIRTAIEMELERGGQIYFVHNRVETIYDLASKIRELVPQARIVIGHGQLPEAELERVMLAFMNHEYDVLVATSIIENGLDIPLANTIIINRADRHGLSELYQLRGRVGRSNRRAYSYLLIPPETELTEIARRRLAALKEFSDLGAGFKIAALDLELRGAGNMLGGEQSGHIEAIGFEMYTTMLEEAVRKMKGEEDKPAHANTVINLGISVRIDSDYIAEENQRLRMYKRIAGAQTQADLTDVRAELQDRYGTPPETVLNLLAAGEIRLHCEQLGISQLDRKRTQVELPNPNGNKKTPIKTFVEMLHVKFAAVNADPSHFTNGNNKTVDPGTLMKLVSRNTKRGAQFSPNGTLRWPLPSAKAEDVLSETRALLDSLNVP, encoded by the coding sequence ATGGTCTTACCCTTCGTCCGCGAGCTCCTCGCTGACCTGGAGCACTCTGAAGCATTCGAGCGTGTACGCCGCCACCTCAGCGGAGGCACGGGGCGCAGACGTGTCTCTGGACTCACCTTCACCGCCCGCGCCCTCTATCTCCCCTTCTTCGTTCGCGCCGCACAAGCACCCTGCGTCATCATCGTCGCCGACAACAAAGCCGCCGAAGCCCTCCAGGCCGCAGTCATCAGCGCCTGCGAGCTCACCGGCGCCCTCTCCGCCGAATCCGTCCTCCGCCTCCCCGCTCACGACGTCCTCCCCTTCGAAAACCTCTCCCCCCACCCTGAAATCCAGGAGACCCGCGCCGCCACACTCTGGAAGATAGCCACCGGCCAAGCCAAACTCGTCATCGCACCCGTCGAAGCCGCCTGCATGCGTCTCTTCCCGCGCGACTACTACCGCGCCCTCACCCTCCATCTCAAAGTCGGCGAAGAGTACATGCCCGACATGCTCGTCGAGCACCTCCTCTCCGTCGGCTACACCAAAGTAGACGTAGTCGAGATGCCCGGCCAGGTCACCCTCCGTGGCGGCATCCTCGACGTCTACTCCCCCGAGATGGACCGTCCCGTCCGTATCGACTTCTTCGGCGACGAAATCGAATCCATGCGCCGATTCGACCCCGACACCCAACGCTCCGCCAGCACTCTCGACAGCGCTCTCCTCCTCCCACTCACCGAAACCCCAGTCACCGATAAGCTCCTCACCGCCATCAACGCCCGCCTCACCCGCGCAGGCACAGCAGGCGCAGCCATCGAAGGCGGCGAAGAGCCCACCGAGCTCTTAACACACGTCAGCACGCGCACAGGCGAAGCCACCATCTTCCCCGGATGGGAGTTCTTCGCCCCCGTAGCCGGAGCCAACCTCACCCTCCTCGACCTCCTCAGCGCATCCAGCCCCACCGCCCCCCGCGTCTTCCTAGAAGAGCCCGCCATGGTCAAAAATCAAGGCGAGCGCTGGTGGAACAAGATCGAGCAGCGCCACGAGCGCTCCGGCATCGGCAACCTCGTCCGCCCTGAAGACATATACCTCTCTCCCTGGGACCTCGACGACCGACTCCACAAGTTCTCCGGCGTCGAACTCGACCAACTTGGCGCAGTCGATGTCCTCGACGCCGACCGCAGCGACCTCTCCGAAGTCGACTTCGCCACCCGCCCCACCATGCGCTTCCACGGCTCCATCCCCGCGCTGATCGACAATCTCAACTCGCTCATCAAGCAGGAAGCCCGCATCCTCCTCACCGCACCCAATCAAGGCGAAGTCGAACGCCTCGCCGGTCTGCTCCAGGAGTATCAACTCCCCTACCGCCTGGGCTCCCGCAGCGAACAACACGGCAGCTCCACCGTCTACACCGAATCGAGCTACCTCGGCGGCAACACCATCGACCTTCGCATTCCGGTCATCGTCAAAACCCCCATCGCTGCTGGCGTCCAGATCCTCGATCTCGACAAGGCGACCGCCCGCCAGATCATCATCTTCGGCGCACAAGACCTCATCGACGACGCGGACGTTACCACCCGCCCCGTCCGCCGCGGCAAATCTAAAGCCGCTGCCTTCATCTCCGACTTCCGCGACCTCGCCGTCGGAGACTACGTCGTCCACGTCGAACACGGCATCTCCCGCTACTGCGGCCTCCGTGTCATCGAAGAGAACGATCAGCCCCCACTCGAGCTCATGATCCTCGAGTTCGCCGACGAAGCAAAACTCTACGTCCCCCTCACGCGCCTCGACCTCATCCAGAAGTACCGCTCCAGCGAAACCGGCCCACCGCCAGAGTTAAATAAACTCGGCACCCAGTCCTGGCAGAAGACCAAAGCCCGCGTAAAAAAAGCGATGGCCGACATGACTGCAGAGCTGCTCAAGCTCTACGCGCAGCGTCAGGCCGCCGTCGGCACGCCCTTCTCGCCCGACACCAACATGCAGCACGAGTTCGAAGACGCCTTCGACTTCAACGAGACCGACGACCAACTCACCGCCATCGCCGACATCAAGGCCGACATGGAGTCCACCCGCCCCATGGACCGCCTCCTCTGCGGCGACGTCGGCTACGGCAAAACCGAAGTGGCCATGCGCGCCGCCTTCAAAGCCGTGCAGGACTCCAAACAAGTAGCGGTCCTGACACCGACAACAGTCCTAAGTTTCCAACACTTCGAGTCCTTCAAAAAACGCTTCGCCAACTTCCCCGTCAACATCGAAATGATCTCCCGCTTCCGCACTGCGAAAGAAAAAAAGATCATCCTCGAAAAAGCCGAAGCCGGAAAGATCGACATCCTCATCGGCACCCACGCGGTCCTCTCCAAAGACTTAAAGTTCCAGGACCTCGGCCTCCTCGTAGTGGACGAAGAGCAGCGCTTCGGCGTCCGCCACAAAGAGCGCCTCAAACAAATGCGCGCTCAAATCGACGTGCTCTCTATGTCCGCCACGCCCATCCCGCGCACCCTTCACATGTCGCTCATCGGTCTCCGCGACATGTCCGTCATCGAGACTCCCCCCAAAGACCGCATGGCCATCCAGACCATCGTAGCCAAGTTCGACGAAAAACTAATCCGCACCGCAATCGAGATGGAGCTCGAACGCGGCGGTCAGATCTACTTCGTCCACAACCGCGTAGAAACCATCTACGACCTCGCCTCCAAGATCCGCGAACTAGTCCCGCAAGCAAGAATCGTCATAGGCCACGGCCAACTCCCCGAAGCCGAGCTCGAGCGCGTCATGCTCGCCTTCATGAACCACGAGTACGACGTCCTCGTTGCCACCAGCATCATCGAAAACGGCCTCGACATCCCTCTCGCCAACACCATCATCATCAACCGCGCCGACCGCCACGGCCTCTCCGAGCTCTACCAGCTCCGCGGCCGCGTAGGCCGCAGCAATCGCCGCGCCTACTCCTACCTACTCATCCCACCCGAAACCGAACTAACCGAAATCGCTCGCCGCCGCTTGGCCGCATTGAAAGAATTTTCCGACCTAGGCGCAGGATTCAAAATTGCCGCTCTAGACCTCGAGCTACGCGGCGCAGGCAACATGCTCGGCGGCGAGCAATCTGGCCACATCGAAGCCATCGGCTTCGAGATGTACACCACCATGCTCGAAGAGGCCGTCCGCAAGATGAAGGGCGAAGAAGACAAACCCGCCCACGCCAACACCGTCATCAACCTCGGTATCTCCGTCCGCATCGACAGCGACTACATCGCCGAAGAAAACCAACGCCTCCGCATGTACAAGCGCATCGCCGGCGCCCAAACCCAGGCCGACCTCACCGACGTCCGTGCTGAACTGCAAGACCGCTACGGCACACCACCCGAAACCGTCCTCAACCTTTTAGCCGCAGGCGAAATCCGTCTCCACTGCGAACAACTCGGAATCTCCCAGCTCGATCGCAAGCGCACGCAGGTCGAACTCCCCAACCCCAACGGCAACAAGAAGACCCCCATCAAGACCTTCGTCGAGATGCTCCACGTAAAATTCGCCGCCGTCAACGCCGACCCCTCCCACTTCACCAACGGCAACAACAAAACCGTAGACCCCGGCACCCTCATGAAGCTAGTCAGCCGCAACACCAAGCGCGGCGCCCAATTTAGCCCAAACGGCACCTTACGCTGGCCCCTCCCCTCCGCCAAAGCCGAAGACGTGCTCTCGGAAACCCGCGCTCTCCTCGACTCCCTCAACGTCCCTTAG
- a CDS encoding rhomboid family intramembrane serine protease, producing MPRSGPISLALPAFEGTTRKLILLNVGAFFGLLILRWLAPQLEAVLHSHLILEPLAVVHGEIWQLLTYSFVEQGILGILFGMLTLWFTGSLLEPSFGGRWLAELYLTSVIGGAILASAISFTHILGLRPDVGAAGAWSGIFGLMVAIAMIFGDQEFLLWFVLRIKAKYMVAIYILIAVALLLKQADTFNALIQLSGALCGALYVKFAPRRGLAFGLSEQYFGVRNRYYRWKRRRAARKFEVYMRKQNREVHFDKDGRYVDPDELRKNPNDKRWMN from the coding sequence ATGCCCCGATCCGGCCCCATCTCGCTTGCGCTCCCAGCCTTCGAAGGCACCACCCGCAAACTCATCCTTCTGAATGTCGGCGCCTTCTTCGGCCTCCTCATCCTCCGTTGGCTCGCCCCGCAACTCGAAGCGGTCCTCCACAGCCACCTCATCCTCGAGCCCCTCGCCGTCGTCCACGGCGAAATCTGGCAGCTCCTCACCTACTCCTTCGTCGAACAGGGCATCCTCGGCATCCTCTTCGGCATGCTCACCCTCTGGTTCACGGGCTCTCTCCTCGAACCCTCCTTCGGCGGCCGCTGGTTAGCCGAGCTCTACCTCACCTCAGTAATCGGCGGCGCGATCCTCGCCTCCGCCATCTCCTTCACCCACATCCTCGGCCTGCGTCCCGACGTAGGCGCCGCCGGAGCCTGGTCCGGCATCTTCGGCCTCATGGTCGCCATCGCCATGATCTTCGGCGACCAGGAATTCCTCCTCTGGTTCGTCCTCCGCATCAAGGCCAAGTACATGGTCGCGATCTACATCCTCATCGCGGTCGCCCTCCTGCTCAAGCAGGCCGACACCTTCAACGCCCTCATCCAGCTCTCCGGAGCCCTCTGCGGCGCGCTGTACGTCAAATTCGCTCCACGCCGCGGTCTCGCCTTCGGCCTCTCCGAACAATACTTCGGCGTCCGCAACCGCTACTACCGCTGGAAGCGCCGCCGCGCCGCGCGCAAGTTCGAGGTCTACATGCGCAAGCAGAATCGCGAAGTCCACTTCGACAAAGATGGCCGCTACGTCGACCCCGACGAGCTCCGCAAGAACCCAAACGACAAGCGTTGGATGAACTAA
- a CDS encoding cupin domain-containing protein — protein MHTPIQIGKLSITFLHSRHQTHGAADLFEVIIPPHAHLNIPHLHRISDETILGMNGITTWIVDERRIALHPGEQLDIPHGTVHSCLNDQQTTARIICLLTPGLLGPEYFRELAAALHAEDPPNLAYIGSVMARYDIIPAAVPSPSLPNQGAVLFAVP, from the coding sequence ATGCACACACCCATCCAGATCGGCAAACTCAGCATCACCTTTCTCCACAGCCGTCATCAAACCCATGGAGCCGCGGATCTCTTCGAAGTCATCATCCCGCCACACGCCCATCTCAACATCCCGCACTTGCATCGCATCTCCGACGAGACCATCCTCGGCATGAACGGCATCACCACCTGGATAGTCGATGAGCGCCGCATCGCCCTTCACCCGGGCGAGCAACTCGACATCCCGCACGGCACGGTCCACTCCTGCCTCAACGACCAGCAGACCACCGCACGCATCATCTGCCTGCTCACCCCAGGCCTCCTCGGTCCCGAGTACTTCCGCGAACTCGCCGCCGCCCTCCACGCCGAAGACCCTCCCAACCTCGCCTATATCGGCAGCGTCATGGCGCGCTACGACATCATTCCGGCCGCTGTTCCATCCCCCTCCCTCCCAAATCAAGGAGCAGTCCTCTTCGCCGTGCCGTAA
- a CDS encoding ferritin-like domain-containing protein, whose product MSAQKASAPTAALTREKLIDLLNEDLSREYQAIIAYVNYSQVLKGAQYMNIADELAVHATEELAHAIAIANHIDYLGGMPTATPKLVKTSEKNEEMLRFDLENEKETIANYRRRIKQCDELNEFAIGESIREILMQEQDHLIALATALGIDPPNPGIAD is encoded by the coding sequence ATGTCCGCCCAAAAAGCAAGCGCACCCACTGCCGCCCTCACTCGAGAAAAACTCATAGACCTTCTCAACGAAGATCTCTCCCGCGAGTACCAAGCCATCATCGCCTACGTGAATTACTCGCAGGTCCTCAAGGGCGCACAGTACATGAACATCGCTGACGAGCTCGCCGTCCACGCCACCGAAGAGCTCGCCCACGCCATCGCCATCGCCAATCACATCGACTATCTCGGCGGCATGCCCACCGCGACCCCGAAGCTCGTCAAAACCTCCGAAAAGAACGAAGAAATGCTCCGCTTCGACCTCGAAAACGAGAAGGAAACCATCGCCAACTATCGCCGCCGCATCAAGCAGTGCGACGAGCTCAACGAGTTCGCCATCGGCGAATCCATCCGCGAGATCCTCATGCAGGAGCAGGACCACCTCATCGCCCTCGCCACCGCGCTCGGCATCGACCCACCCAACCCCGGCATCGCCGACTAA
- the galU gene encoding UTP--glucose-1-phosphate uridylyltransferase GalU — protein sequence MTHQKIRKAVFPAAGMGTRFLPATKAMPKEMLCLVDKPLIQYGVEEAVAAGCTEIIFVTGRGKSTMEDHFDISPELEASLAAKNKTALLEVARSVSKLAKITYTRQPEPLGLGHAVLMAKELVGDEPFAVLLPDDIVDATTPCMKQMVEAFNEIQSSILGSEVVEGAAIQNYGCLDCTPDPKNPRLLAVKDLVEKPKPQDAPSQNAIIGRYILTPRIFDMLEHITPGAGGELQLTDGIKALLQHEKVYGFVYEGTRHDAGDKQGFLRATVEFALKNKDLGPSFRTWLKSLPL from the coding sequence ATGACTCACCAGAAAATCCGCAAAGCCGTCTTTCCTGCCGCAGGAATGGGCACACGCTTCCTTCCCGCCACCAAGGCCATGCCCAAGGAGATGCTCTGCCTCGTCGATAAGCCTCTGATCCAGTACGGCGTCGAAGAAGCCGTAGCCGCCGGCTGCACCGAGATCATCTTCGTCACCGGTCGCGGCAAATCCACCATGGAAGACCACTTCGACATCAGTCCCGAGCTCGAAGCCTCCCTCGCCGCAAAAAATAAAACTGCCCTCCTGGAGGTCGCCCGCTCCGTCTCCAAGCTCGCCAAGATCACCTACACCCGCCAGCCCGAACCCCTCGGCCTCGGCCACGCCGTCCTCATGGCAAAAGAACTCGTCGGCGACGAACCCTTCGCCGTCCTCCTCCCCGACGACATCGTCGACGCCACCACTCCCTGCATGAAGCAGATGGTCGAGGCCTTCAACGAAATCCAATCCAGCATCCTCGGCTCCGAGGTCGTCGAAGGCGCAGCCATACAAAACTACGGCTGCCTCGACTGCACGCCCGACCCCAAAAACCCGCGCCTGCTCGCCGTCAAAGACCTCGTCGAAAAACCCAAACCCCAGGACGCGCCCTCGCAAAACGCCATCATCGGCCGCTACATCCTCACCCCGCGCATCTTCGACATGCTCGAGCACATCACCCCCGGCGCAGGCGGCGAATTACAACTCACCGACGGCATCAAAGCCCTCCTGCAGCACGAAAAAGTCTACGGCTTCGTCTACGAAGGCACTCGCCACGACGCCGGAGACAAGCAAGGCTTCCTCCGCGCCACCGTCGAATTCGCCCTCAAAAACAAAGACCTCGGCCCCAGCTTCCGCACCTGGCTAAAATCTCTCCCGCTGTAA
- a CDS encoding M28 family metallopeptidase, giving the protein MIAAPNRPARPALTLLATAAVLSCTLLHAQQTQQPLTTGRPITAAPADPAIAAALAQVSPDHIKATITKLVSFNNRNTLSSMDTDLSPNTGVNAAADWIESEFKSIASACNNCLEVKRDTFTEAASTAPNARITRPTKISNVYAVLRGTDPAQAARMVLVTGHYDSRNSTNANTHDPAPGANDDASGVAVSLESARVLSKLKFPSTIVFVAVAGEEQGLNGSAHLAKLAHEENWQLEAVLNNDIVGGDTTPGNTTPPNIQDKTTVRVFSEGIPANATPDQLHAIETLGAEGDSPSRELARTVVDVGATYFHPASQHAPSPPGSRVHNNLMRMIPAFHPVLIFRRDRFLRGGDHTSFNQEGFAAVRFTEWAENFDHQHQNVRVENGTQFGDLLQYVDFNYVANVARLNAATLATLASAPGEPQNVHILTTALDNTTELTWQPPTGAPANTTYEVVWRETDQPTWTDSATAGSALTLKLAVSKDNVVFAVRSVDPAGHRSIAVLPIPERGQRTPPPAKQ; this is encoded by the coding sequence GTGATCGCTGCACCCAACCGCCCCGCACGCCCGGCCCTCACCCTCCTCGCAACCGCCGCCGTCCTCTCGTGCACCCTGCTCCACGCCCAACAAACTCAACAACCCCTCACCACTGGCCGCCCCATCACCGCCGCCCCAGCCGACCCCGCCATCGCCGCCGCCCTCGCGCAAGTCTCCCCCGACCACATCAAAGCCACCATCACCAAGCTCGTCTCCTTCAACAACCGCAACACCCTCTCCAGCATGGACACCGACCTCTCCCCCAACACCGGCGTAAACGCCGCCGCCGACTGGATCGAGTCCGAATTCAAATCCATCGCCTCCGCCTGCAACAACTGCCTCGAAGTAAAGCGCGACACCTTCACCGAGGCCGCCAGCACCGCACCCAACGCCCGCATCACCAGGCCCACCAAAATCAGCAACGTCTACGCCGTCCTCCGCGGCACCGACCCCGCCCAGGCCGCCCGCATGGTCCTCGTCACCGGCCACTACGACTCCCGCAACTCCACCAACGCCAACACCCACGACCCCGCCCCCGGAGCCAACGACGACGCCAGCGGAGTCGCCGTCTCCCTCGAATCCGCCCGCGTCCTCAGCAAACTCAAATTCCCCAGCACCATCGTGTTCGTAGCCGTAGCCGGAGAAGAACAAGGCCTCAACGGCAGTGCCCACCTAGCCAAACTCGCCCACGAAGAAAACTGGCAGCTCGAAGCCGTCCTCAACAACGACATCGTAGGCGGCGACACCACCCCCGGCAACACCACGCCCCCCAACATCCAGGACAAGACCACCGTCCGCGTCTTCTCCGAAGGCATCCCCGCCAACGCCACCCCCGATCAGCTCCACGCCATCGAAACCCTCGGCGCCGAAGGAGACTCCCCCTCCCGAGAACTCGCCCGTACCGTCGTCGACGTCGGCGCCACCTACTTCCATCCCGCTTCCCAGCACGCACCCAGCCCCCCAGGCAGCCGCGTCCACAACAACCTCATGCGCATGATCCCTGCCTTCCACCCCGTCCTCATCTTCCGTCGCGACCGCTTCCTCCGCGGCGGCGACCACACCTCCTTCAACCAGGAGGGCTTCGCCGCCGTCCGCTTCACCGAGTGGGCCGAGAACTTCGACCACCAGCACCAGAACGTTCGCGTAGAAAACGGCACTCAGTTCGGCGACCTCCTCCAGTACGTCGACTTCAACTACGTCGCCAACGTAGCCCGCCTCAACGCCGCCACCCTCGCCACTCTCGCTTCCGCACCTGGCGAACCGCAAAACGTCCACATCCTCACCACGGCCCTCGACAACACCACCGAGCTCACCTGGCAGCCTCCCACCGGCGCCCCCGCCAACACCACCTACGAGGTCGTCTGGCGCGAAACCGACCAGCCCACCTGGACCGACTCTGCCACCGCCGGATCAGCCCTCACTCTCAAGCTGGCCGTCTCCAAAGACAACGTAGTCTTCGCAGTCCGCTCCGTCGACCCCGCCGGCCACCGCAGCATCGCCGTCCTCCCCATCCCCGAACGCGGCCAGCGCACCCCACCTCCGGCAAAGCAGTGA
- a CDS encoding carboxypeptidase-like regulatory domain-containing protein: MKSTDRWVRSFAGKVILASCSVVILAVGVRAVSAVAEQRGPVQRVVQGKVIDGGGAIVKGAVVYLKDDHSLAVKSYFSDDAGEYRFGQLAQNTDYEIWAESNGKKSPVKTISSFDNKNQFYIDLKIGK; this comes from the coding sequence ATGAAGAGTACTGATCGCTGGGTCCGTTCGTTTGCCGGTAAGGTGATTCTCGCGTCTTGTTCGGTGGTGATTTTGGCTGTAGGTGTGCGGGCTGTGTCTGCGGTTGCGGAGCAGCGTGGGCCTGTACAGCGGGTGGTTCAGGGTAAGGTCATCGATGGTGGTGGGGCGATTGTGAAGGGCGCGGTGGTGTACTTGAAGGACGACCATAGCCTTGCGGTGAAGAGCTACTTTTCCGATGACGCGGGTGAATATCGGTTTGGGCAGTTGGCCCAGAATACGGATTATGAGATCTGGGCTGAGAGCAACGGGAAGAAGAGCCCGGTGAAGACGATCAGCTCGTTCGATAACAAGAATCAGTTTTATATCGATTTGAAGATTGGGAAGTAG
- a CDS encoding DUF885 domain-containing protein, with amino-acid sequence MASRIFAPKALFVAVLALLPGMRAAHAQHVSADGGAQTFNSLADQYFSDVYFHFTPTNGTANGLHQYDTQLEDYSAANIQKQIAALHNYEKKVEAIDPSTLDASVAGDRSILLNSIRSTLLSLEVIRPWEKNPDSYSTGITASAFVIMERPYAPADTRLKSLVEREKQMPQALLEARKNLKNPPHIYTEIALEQIDGDISFFQTDVPSAFTDATDADTKAAFAKSNTAVIEALQSYEAWLKSDLLPRSNGDYKFGADTFAKKLAYDEMVDIPLDHLLEIAYADLHKNQAEFARVAKEVDPTKTPQQVLAELATIHPAPDKLLSTFNDTFASLIDFINTHHIITIPSKVEPTLEETPPFERATTSASMDPPGPFETHSTKAYFNVTLPEKTWTPEHIAEHMAEFNVGTIISTSVHEAYPGHYVQFLWTPQFPSTIRKVLGAATNIEGWAHYTEQMMLDQGYGQPGTGAQNEREAKLIRLGQIQDALLRDARFVNSIKLHTGQFTFDQAVNFFVTDGYQSHSVGLVETKRGTADATYLYYTLGKLEIMKLRADMMKKQGAAFNLQTFHDDFMRQGFAPIKIVRKAMLHDDSPVL; translated from the coding sequence ATGGCCAGCCGCATCTTCGCCCCCAAAGCCCTCTTCGTCGCCGTTCTCGCCCTCCTCCCCGGCATGCGGGCCGCCCACGCCCAGCACGTCTCCGCCGACGGCGGCGCCCAGACCTTCAATAGCCTCGCCGACCAGTACTTCTCCGACGTCTACTTCCACTTCACCCCCACCAACGGCACCGCCAACGGACTCCACCAGTACGACACCCAGCTCGAAGACTACTCCGCCGCAAACATCCAAAAGCAAATCGCCGCCCTCCACAACTACGAGAAGAAGGTCGAAGCCATCGACCCATCCACCCTCGACGCCTCCGTAGCCGGCGACCGCTCCATCCTCCTCAACAGCATCCGCAGCACCCTCCTCTCCCTCGAAGTCATTCGCCCCTGGGAGAAGAATCCCGATAGCTACTCCACCGGCATCACCGCCTCTGCCTTCGTCATCATGGAGCGTCCCTACGCCCCCGCCGACACGCGTCTCAAATCCTTGGTCGAGCGCGAAAAGCAGATGCCACAGGCCCTTCTCGAAGCCCGCAAAAATCTAAAGAACCCACCCCACATCTACACCGAAATAGCCCTCGAACAAATCGACGGCGACATCAGTTTCTTCCAGACCGACGTCCCCTCCGCCTTCACCGACGCCACCGACGCCGACACCAAAGCCGCCTTCGCCAAATCCAACACAGCCGTCATCGAAGCCCTCCAATCCTACGAGGCCTGGCTCAAATCCGATCTCCTCCCCCGCTCCAACGGCGACTACAAATTCGGCGCCGACACCTTCGCAAAAAAACTCGCCTACGACGAGATGGTCGACATCCCCCTCGATCACCTCCTCGAAATCGCCTACGCCGACCTGCACAAAAACCAGGCCGAGTTCGCCCGCGTAGCCAAAGAGGTCGACCCCACCAAAACCCCGCAGCAGGTCCTAGCTGAGCTAGCCACCATCCACCCTGCTCCCGATAAACTCCTCAGCACCTTCAACGACACCTTCGCTAGCCTCATAGACTTCATCAACACCCACCACATCATCACCATCCCTTCCAAGGTCGAGCCCACCCTCGAAGAGACCCCACCCTTCGAGCGCGCCACCACCTCTGCCTCCATGGACCCTCCGGGCCCCTTCGAGACCCACTCCACCAAGGCCTACTTCAATGTCACGCTGCCTGAAAAAACCTGGACACCCGAGCACATCGCCGAACACATGGCCGAGTTCAACGTCGGCACCATCATCTCCACCAGCGTCCACGAGGCCTACCCCGGCCACTACGTCCAGTTCCTTTGGACCCCGCAGTTCCCCTCCACCATTCGCAAGGTCCTCGGAGCCGCGACCAACATTGAAGGCTGGGCCCACTACACCGAGCAGATGATGCTCGACCAGGGGTACGGCCAACCCGGCACCGGAGCCCAGAACGAGCGCGAAGCCAAACTCATTCGCCTCGGCCAGATCCAGGACGCGCTCCTCCGCGACGCCCGCTTCGTCAACTCCATCAAGCTCCACACCGGCCAGTTCACCTTCGATCAGGCCGTCAACTTCTTCGTCACCGACGGCTACCAGTCCCACTCCGTCGGCCTCGTAGAAACCAAACGTGGCACCGCCGACGCCACCTACCTCTACTACACCTTAGGCAAGCTCGAGATCATGAAGCTCCGCGCCGACATGATGAAGAAACAAGGCGCAGCCTTCAACCTCCAGACCTTCCACGACGACTTCATGCGTCAGGGCTTCGCTCCAATCAAAATCGTCCGCAAAGCCATGCTCCACGACGACTCGCCGGTCCTCTAG